A genomic window from Denticeps clupeoides chromosome 11, fDenClu1.1, whole genome shotgun sequence includes:
- the fgf17 gene encoding fibroblast growth factor 17 isoform X2 encodes MYGINQRSFYISFHFFVVWCHAQYVREQGSLTDQLSRRQVRVYQLYSRTSGKHVQIQGKKVAATAEDGNSFAKLYVETDTFGSRVRIKGAESGRYLCMNRRGKLVGKASGRGRDCIFTEIVLENNYTAFQNAKYKGWYMAFSRKGRPIKASKTRENQREVHFIKRLHTGPLPFPNTDRLKHFEFISFPSARRAKRNRKPHTAP; translated from the exons ATGTATGGTATAAACCAGCGCAGCTTTTACAT atcttttcatttcttcgtaGTGTGGTGCCATGCTCAG TATGTGAGGGAACAGGGGTCGCTTACGGACCAGCTCAGCCGGCGGCAGGTCCGGGTCTACCAGCTCTACAGCCGAACCAGCGGCAAGCACGTCCAGATCCAGGGCAAAAAGGTCGCCGCCACCGCCGAGGACGGCAACAGTTTCG CTAAGCTGTATGTGGAGACCGACACGTTTGGAAGTCGTGTTCGGATCAAAGGCGCGGAAAGTGGAAGGTACCTCTGCATGAACCGGAGGGGGAAACTGGTTGGAAAG GCCAGCGGCAGAGGTAGGGATTGCATCTTCACAGAGATTGTTCTGGAGAACAACTACACAGCCTTTCAGAACGCCAAATACAAGGGCTGGTACATGGCCTTCTCCAGGAAAGGCAGGCCAATAAAGGCCTCAAAGACCAGGGAGAACCAGCGCGAGGTCCACTTCATCAAGAGGCTCCACACAGGTCCCCTGCCCTTCCCCAACACAGACCGACTCAAACACTTCGAGTTCATCAGCTTTCCGTCCGCAAGACGAGCCAAGCGCAACAGGAAACCTCATACAGCACCCTGA
- the fgf17 gene encoding fibroblast growth factor 17 isoform X1, whose protein sequence is MYGINQRSFYISFHFFVVWCHAQGENHPSPNFNQYVREQGSLTDQLSRRQVRVYQLYSRTSGKHVQIQGKKVAATAEDGNSFAKLYVETDTFGSRVRIKGAESGRYLCMNRRGKLVGKASGRGRDCIFTEIVLENNYTAFQNAKYKGWYMAFSRKGRPIKASKTRENQREVHFIKRLHTGPLPFPNTDRLKHFEFISFPSARRAKRNRKPHTAP, encoded by the exons ATGTATGGTATAAACCAGCGCAGCTTTTACAT atcttttcatttcttcgtaGTGTGGTGCCATGCTCAG GGGGAGAATCACCCTTCTCCTAATTTTAACCAGTATGTGAGGGAACAGGGGTCGCTTACGGACCAGCTCAGCCGGCGGCAGGTCCGGGTCTACCAGCTCTACAGCCGAACCAGCGGCAAGCACGTCCAGATCCAGGGCAAAAAGGTCGCCGCCACCGCCGAGGACGGCAACAGTTTCG CTAAGCTGTATGTGGAGACCGACACGTTTGGAAGTCGTGTTCGGATCAAAGGCGCGGAAAGTGGAAGGTACCTCTGCATGAACCGGAGGGGGAAACTGGTTGGAAAG GCCAGCGGCAGAGGTAGGGATTGCATCTTCACAGAGATTGTTCTGGAGAACAACTACACAGCCTTTCAGAACGCCAAATACAAGGGCTGGTACATGGCCTTCTCCAGGAAAGGCAGGCCAATAAAGGCCTCAAAGACCAGGGAGAACCAGCGCGAGGTCCACTTCATCAAGAGGCTCCACACAGGTCCCCTGCCCTTCCCCAACACAGACCGACTCAAACACTTCGAGTTCATCAGCTTTCCGTCCGCAAGACGAGCCAAGCGCAACAGGAAACCTCATACAGCACCCTGA